A stretch of the Deinococcus depolymerans genome encodes the following:
- a CDS encoding pyridoxamine 5'-phosphate oxidase family protein, whose translation MPDQKMTRLARKMRGLDLCLMTTVTSDGHLASRPMSNNGEVEYDGTSYFFTWADSRTAQDIGKNRHVQLNFRAEKEFLFVAVQGEATLTTDRDAMQEHWQEQLTQWFKEGLDTPGLTMIEVKARRVNWWGEEDGEIEL comes from the coding sequence ATGCCCGACCAGAAGATGACCCGGCTGGCCCGCAAGATGCGCGGCCTGGACCTGTGCCTGATGACCACCGTCACCAGCGACGGCCACCTCGCCTCCAGACCCATGAGCAACAACGGCGAGGTCGAGTACGACGGCACCAGCTACTTCTTCACCTGGGCGGACTCCCGCACCGCACAGGACATCGGCAAGAACAGGCACGTGCAACTGAACTTCCGCGCCGAGAAGGAATTCCTGTTCGTGGCCGTGCAGGGCGAAGCCACCCTGACCACCGACCGCGACGCCATGCAGGAGCACTGGCAGGAGCAACTCACGCAGTGGTTCAAAGAAGGCCTGGACACGCCCGGCCTGACCATGATCGAGGTCAAGGCCCGGCGCGTGAACTGGTGGGGCGAGGAAGACGGCGAGATCGAACTGTGA
- the sufD gene encoding Fe-S cluster assembly protein SufD, giving the protein MTKFNDQLAQVQGPEWLTAKRKESLELFTTLDVPQESVEAWKYTRVDVDFDALRPHGKRDVVTDVSALPQSVQDRLTGTDVGAFLVLDGPDVVYRTELPAELTAKGVIFTDLKTAVEQHADKVQQYLYSVVPAEVPDDTTIAAPGTTPSKSPDPSEGKFSALAAALWTNGAFVYVPRGVEVELPLGSFRVMSEAGTYTATRTLVVAEENAQVTFIDEQDSEALPGTYAIGAVELVVKDAARVRYVSIQNWGEGVTHIQRQRGDVGRDATLNSLVVTMGGTLSRTEMQSYLRGQGSNSEMLALYFANRDQHFDHYTLQHHAAPNAYSDLLYKGVNNDSSVGVFSGMIKVDLGAQKTDAYQKHRTLMLSSDARNFSVPQLEINANDVRCSHGSTTSPVDQEALFFLRSRGIAREVAEKMLVTAFLEDVLGRVPLKSVVKYIEGIIAKKVGAA; this is encoded by the coding sequence ATGACCAAATTCAATGATCAACTCGCGCAGGTGCAGGGGCCGGAGTGGCTGACTGCGAAGCGTAAGGAAAGCCTGGAGCTGTTCACGACGCTGGACGTCCCGCAGGAGAGCGTGGAGGCGTGGAAGTACACGCGCGTGGACGTGGATTTCGACGCGCTGCGCCCGCACGGCAAGCGTGACGTGGTGACGGACGTGTCCGCGCTGCCGCAGAGCGTGCAGGACCGCCTGACCGGCACGGACGTGGGCGCGTTCCTCGTGCTGGACGGCCCGGACGTGGTGTACCGCACGGAACTCCCGGCGGAACTGACGGCGAAGGGCGTGATTTTCACGGACCTGAAGACGGCGGTGGAGCAGCACGCAGATAAAGTGCAGCAGTACCTGTACTCCGTGGTGCCGGCGGAAGTGCCGGACGACACGACGATTGCCGCGCCGGGCACGACGCCCAGCAAGAGCCCTGATCCCAGCGAAGGGAAGTTCAGTGCGCTGGCGGCGGCCCTGTGGACGAACGGTGCGTTCGTGTACGTGCCGCGCGGCGTGGAGGTCGAACTGCCCCTGGGTTCATTCCGCGTGATGAGCGAGGCCGGGACGTACACCGCGACCCGCACGCTGGTCGTGGCCGAGGAGAACGCGCAGGTGACGTTCATCGACGAGCAGGACAGCGAAGCGCTGCCCGGCACGTACGCGATCGGCGCGGTCGAACTGGTCGTGAAGGACGCCGCGCGCGTGCGCTACGTCAGCATTCAGAACTGGGGCGAGGGCGTCACGCACATCCAGCGGCAGCGTGGGGACGTGGGCCGCGACGCGACCCTGAACTCCCTGGTCGTCACGATGGGCGGCACGCTGAGCCGCACCGAGATGCAGTCCTACCTGCGCGGGCAGGGGTCGAACAGCGAGATGCTGGCCCTGTACTTCGCGAACAGGGATCAGCACTTCGATCACTACACCCTGCAGCATCACGCCGCGCCGAACGCGTACAGCGACCTGCTGTACAAGGGCGTGAACAATGATTCTTCCGTCGGCGTGTTCAGCGGCATGATCAAGGTGGACCTGGGCGCACAGAAGACCGACGCTTACCAGAAGCACCGCACCCTGATGCTGAGCAGCGACGCGCGGAACTTCAGCGTGCCGCAGCTGGAAATCAACGCGAACGACGTGCGGTGCAGCCACGGCAGCACCACCAGCCCGGTGGATCAGGAGGCGCTGTTCTTCCTGCGTTCGCGCGGCATTGCCCGCGAGGTCGCCGAGAAGATGCTGGTCACCGCGTTCCTGGAGGACGTGCTGGGCCGCGTGCCCCTGAAGAGCGTCGTGAAGTACATCGAGGGCATCATTGCCAAGAAGGTCGGCGCGGCCTAA
- the sufB gene encoding Fe-S cluster assembly protein SufB has product MTINPEVNEINKEYEYGWSNPERYAVKAPKGLRRDVVEMISKAKDEPQWMLDFRLKALDIFYSKPMPTWGADLSGLDLDEIYYYIKPEGANARSWDDVPDDVKQTFERLGIPEAERAALAGVGAQYESEMVYHNLKEEWEKLGVVFLSIEDGLKEYPDLFREHFATIVPPEDNKFAAINSAVWSGGSFVYVPKGVKVDIPLQTYFRINAESSGQFERTLIIIDEGAQAHYIEGCTAPAYSSDSFHSGVIEIVVKEGARFRYSTIQNWSHNVYNLVTQRAAVYGNGVMEWVDGNLGSKVTMKYPACYLLEEGARGEVLSIAMAGRGQHQDAGAKIVHFAPNTSGTIVSKSISKDSGRSSYRGLVKIYEGAKGSQTNVECDALLLDDEARTDTYPYIEIEEKDARVGHEATVSKINDDQILYLQSRGLSEDEAAGLIVRGFIEPIAKELPLEYAVELNRLIELEMEGSVG; this is encoded by the coding sequence ATGACCATTAATCCCGAAGTCAACGAGATCAACAAAGAGTACGAGTACGGCTGGAGCAACCCCGAACGCTACGCCGTGAAGGCCCCCAAGGGCCTGCGCCGCGACGTGGTCGAGATGATCAGCAAAGCCAAGGACGAACCCCAGTGGATGCTGGACTTCCGCCTGAAGGCGCTGGACATCTTCTACTCCAAACCCATGCCCACCTGGGGCGCGGACCTGAGTGGCCTGGACCTCGACGAGATCTACTACTACATCAAGCCCGAGGGCGCGAACGCCCGCTCCTGGGATGACGTGCCGGACGACGTGAAGCAGACCTTCGAGCGTCTGGGCATCCCCGAAGCCGAGCGCGCCGCGCTGGCCGGCGTGGGCGCCCAGTACGAGAGCGAGATGGTGTACCACAACCTCAAAGAGGAGTGGGAGAAGCTGGGCGTGGTGTTCCTGAGCATCGAGGACGGCCTGAAGGAATACCCGGACCTGTTCCGTGAGCACTTCGCCACCATCGTGCCCCCCGAAGACAACAAGTTCGCGGCCATCAACTCCGCCGTGTGGTCCGGCGGCTCCTTCGTGTACGTGCCCAAGGGCGTCAAGGTGGACATCCCCCTCCAGACGTACTTCCGCATCAACGCCGAGAGCAGCGGCCAGTTCGAACGCACCCTGATCATCATCGACGAGGGCGCGCAGGCCCACTACATCGAGGGCTGCACCGCCCCCGCGTACTCCAGCGACTCCTTCCACTCCGGCGTGATCGAGATCGTCGTGAAGGAAGGCGCCCGCTTCCGCTACAGCACCATCCAGAACTGGAGCCACAACGTCTACAACCTCGTGACGCAGCGCGCCGCCGTGTACGGGAACGGCGTCATGGAATGGGTGGACGGCAACCTGGGCAGCAAGGTCACCATGAAGTACCCCGCCTGCTACCTCCTCGAAGAGGGCGCGCGCGGTGAGGTGCTGAGCATCGCCATGGCCGGCCGCGGCCAGCACCAGGACGCCGGCGCGAAGATCGTGCACTTCGCCCCGAACACCAGCGGCACCATCGTCAGCAAGAGCATCAGCAAGGACAGCGGCCGCAGCTCCTACCGTGGCCTCGTCAAGATCTACGAGGGTGCCAAGGGCAGCCAGACCAACGTGGAATGCGACGCCCTGCTCCTCGACGACGAGGCCCGCACCGACACCTACCCGTACATCGAGATCGAAGAGAAGGACGCCCGCGTCGGCCACGAAGCGACCGTCTCCAAGATCAACGACGACCAGATCCTGTACCTCCAGAGCCGCGGCCTCAGTGAAGACGAGGCGGCCGGGCTGATCGTGCGCGGCTTCATCGAACCCATCGCGAAAGAACTCCCGCTGGAGTACGCCGTGGAACTGAACCGCCTCATCGAACTGGAAATGGAAGGCAGCGTCGGCTGA
- the sufC gene encoding Fe-S cluster assembly ATPase SufC, with the protein MTHQLEIRNLHATVGDTEILKGINLIVPRGELHAIMGPNGNGKSTLAKVIVGDPEYTVTQGEVLVDGVNILEMEPDERARLGVFLAFQYPVEIPGVTIANFLRLAMQARKEEGEEVSFTEFYGKLQSALKTLEWDESIVERYLNAGFSGGEKKRNEILQMLMLEPNYIIMDETDSGLDVDALKIVSKGVNSMRGPNLGGLIITHYQRLLDYIVPDKVHIILGGKVVQTGGPELAKKMDTEGYDWVKELATA; encoded by the coding sequence ATGACCCACCAGCTCGAAATCCGCAACCTGCACGCCACCGTCGGCGACACCGAAATCCTCAAGGGCATCAACCTGATCGTCCCCAGGGGCGAACTGCACGCCATCATGGGGCCGAACGGCAACGGCAAGAGCACCCTCGCCAAGGTCATCGTCGGCGACCCCGAATACACCGTCACGCAGGGCGAAGTCCTCGTGGACGGCGTGAACATCCTGGAGATGGAACCCGACGAACGCGCCCGCCTCGGCGTCTTCCTGGCCTTCCAGTACCCCGTCGAGATTCCCGGCGTCACCATCGCCAACTTCCTGCGCCTCGCCATGCAGGCCCGCAAGGAAGAAGGCGAAGAGGTCTCCTTCACCGAGTTCTACGGCAAGCTCCAGAGCGCCCTCAAGACCCTCGAATGGGACGAGAGCATCGTCGAACGCTACCTGAACGCCGGCTTCTCCGGCGGCGAGAAGAAACGCAACGAGATCCTCCAGATGCTGATGCTGGAACCCAACTACATCATCATGGACGAAACCGACAGCGGCCTCGACGTCGACGCCCTGAAGATCGTCTCCAAGGGCGTGAACTCCATGCGCGGCCCGAACCTCGGCGGCCTGATCATCACCCACTACCAGCGCCTGCTGGACTACATCGTCCCCGACAAGGTCCACATCATCCTCGGCGGCAAGGTCGTGCAGACCGGCGGCCCCGAACTCGCCAAGAAGATGGACACCGAAGGCTACGACTGGGTCAAGGAACTCGCCACGGCGTAA
- a CDS encoding MotA/TolQ/ExbB proton channel family protein, with translation MNVIDLLRAAGPLLWVLLALSVYVVYLSAARAQALSRLGADARTLIERARAVTAESGPAAALAEVDRAAHPSPAAQVLRAGLARADRGAEAAQAAMQSALLTEDARLYAGLGALGTAAQIGPLLGLLGTVIGMVRSFLVFSQTTNPTPAQLGTGISEALVNTAAGLAVAIIAYVCRNALRLKADRLALQAEQVREDLPGWLTRPVPAARPAVPAAPLPDVALSFGGTP, from the coding sequence ATGAACGTCATTGATCTCCTCCGCGCCGCCGGACCCCTGCTGTGGGTCCTGCTGGCCCTGTCCGTGTACGTCGTGTACCTGAGTGCCGCCCGCGCCCAGGCACTCTCCCGCCTGGGCGCGGACGCCCGCACCCTGATCGAACGCGCCCGCGCCGTCACCGCCGAGAGCGGCCCGGCCGCCGCGCTGGCCGAGGTGGACCGCGCCGCCCACCCCAGCCCGGCCGCGCAGGTCCTGCGGGCCGGACTGGCCCGCGCCGACCGCGGCGCTGAGGCCGCGCAGGCCGCCATGCAGTCCGCGCTGCTGACCGAGGACGCCCGCCTGTACGCCGGCCTGGGCGCACTGGGCACCGCCGCGCAGATCGGCCCGCTGCTGGGCCTGCTGGGCACCGTGATCGGCATGGTGCGGTCGTTCCTGGTGTTCAGTCAGACGACCAACCCCACGCCCGCGCAGCTGGGCACCGGGATCAGCGAGGCGCTGGTCAACACGGCGGCCGGGCTGGCCGTGGCGATCATCGCGTACGTGTGCCGCAACGCCCTGCGTCTGAAAGCCGACCGGCTGGCCCTGCAGGCCGAACAGGTGCGCGAGGACCTGCCGGGCTGGCTGACCCGCCCCGTGCCGGCGGCCCGCCCGGCCGTGCCGGCTGCGCCCCTGCCGGACGTCGCGCTGAGCTTCGGCGGAACGCCGTGA
- a CDS encoding ExbD/TolR family protein: MSAARRRFREDTDTVTFDFAPMVDIVLLLLIFFFLTSNLGARHNALPLDLPRASSTVQETPDLPIVSVSRTGQVFLNGQETTLTRLRGALEPLAKASGGVVGLRADERGNYGTVVRVMDEIKQAGGSRLALGTQPGGAAGEGAP, encoded by the coding sequence GTGAGCGCCGCCCGCCGCCGCTTCCGGGAGGACACGGACACCGTGACCTTCGACTTCGCGCCCATGGTGGACATCGTGCTGCTGCTGCTGATCTTCTTCTTCCTGACCAGCAACCTGGGCGCCCGGCACAACGCCCTCCCGCTGGACCTGCCGCGCGCCAGCAGCACCGTGCAGGAAACCCCGGACCTGCCCATCGTGAGCGTCAGCCGCACCGGGCAGGTGTTCCTGAACGGCCAGGAAACCACCCTGACCCGCCTGCGCGGCGCGCTGGAGCCCCTGGCGAAAGCCTCGGGCGGAGTGGTGGGCCTGCGCGCCGACGAACGCGGCAATTACGGCACGGTCGTGCGGGTCATGGACGAGATCAAGCAGGCCGGAGGCTCCCGCCTGGCGCTCGGCACCCAGCCCGGCGGCGCGGCGGGGGAGGGCGCGCCGTGA